The Leucobacter chromiiresistens genome has a window encoding:
- a CDS encoding RNA polymerase sigma factor, with protein sequence MATATTTTTRASSADAKKKAVETEEAGEMTETAATPRKKAAAKKTTAKKPTATKQAAAAKKPAAAKTKRGAKKSAEDEIDLDAPEVDEEAEAPEEEKPAPAVVEPLPTGAIVLKARDEEDVPTITTAIPGATADPVKDYLKQIGKVALLNAAEEVELAMRIEAGLFAEEKLSTEKGLPKKLERELKWVARDGQRAKSHLLGANLRLVVSLAKRYTGRGMQFLDLIQEGNLGLIRAVEKFDYTKGFKFSTYATWWIRQAITRAMADQARTIRIPVHMVEVINKLARVQRQMLQDLGREPTPEELSRELDMTPEKVVEVQKYGREPISLHTPLGEDGDSEFGDLIEDTEAVVPADAVGFTMLQQQLEQLLDSLSEREAGVIRMRFGLGDGMPKTLDQIGDTFGVTRERIRQIESKTMAKLRHPSRSQQLRDYLD encoded by the coding sequence GTGGCAACTGCAACCACCACCACAACTCGCGCATCTTCTGCAGATGCCAAGAAGAAGGCTGTCGAGACCGAGGAGGCCGGTGAGATGACCGAGACCGCGGCGACTCCGCGCAAGAAGGCGGCCGCGAAGAAGACGACGGCGAAGAAGCCGACGGCGACCAAGCAGGCCGCGGCGGCCAAGAAGCCTGCGGCGGCGAAGACGAAGCGCGGGGCCAAGAAGAGCGCGGAGGACGAGATCGATCTCGACGCCCCCGAGGTCGATGAGGAGGCGGAGGCTCCCGAGGAGGAGAAGCCGGCTCCCGCGGTGGTCGAGCCGCTGCCGACGGGCGCCATCGTGCTGAAGGCCCGCGACGAGGAAGACGTCCCGACGATCACGACGGCGATTCCCGGTGCGACCGCCGACCCGGTGAAGGACTACCTCAAGCAGATCGGCAAGGTCGCTCTGCTGAACGCTGCCGAGGAGGTCGAGCTCGCCATGCGCATCGAGGCGGGGCTCTTCGCCGAGGAGAAGCTCTCCACGGAGAAGGGTCTCCCGAAGAAGCTCGAGCGCGAGCTGAAGTGGGTCGCCCGCGACGGTCAGCGCGCGAAGAGCCACCTGCTCGGCGCGAACCTGCGTCTCGTCGTGTCGCTCGCCAAGCGCTACACGGGCCGCGGAATGCAGTTCCTGGATCTCATCCAGGAGGGCAACCTCGGCCTCATCCGCGCGGTGGAGAAGTTCGACTACACCAAGGGCTTCAAGTTCTCGACGTACGCGACGTGGTGGATTCGTCAGGCGATCACCCGTGCGATGGCGGATCAGGCGCGCACCATCCGCATCCCCGTCCACATGGTCGAAGTGATCAACAAGCTCGCTCGTGTGCAGCGCCAGATGCTGCAGGACCTCGGTCGCGAGCCGACGCCCGAGGAGCTCAGCCGCGAACTCGACATGACCCCCGAGAAGGTCGTCGAGGTGCAGAAGTACGGGCGCGAGCCCATCTCGCTGCACACGCCGCTCGGCGAGGACGGCGACAGCGAGTTCGGCGACCTGATCGAGGACACCGAGGCGGTCGTGCCGGCCGATGCCGTGGGCTTCACGATGCTCCAGCAGCAGCTCGAGCAGCTGCTGGACTCGCTGTCGGAGCGCGAAGCCGGAGTGATCCGCATGCGCTTCGGCCTCGGAGACGGCATGCCGAAGACGCTCGATCAGATCGGCGACACCTTCGGAGTGACCCGCGAGCGCATCCGCCAGATCGAGTCGAAGACGATGGCGAAGCTGCGCCACCCGTCGCGCAGTCAGCAGTTGCGGGATTACCTCGACTGA
- a CDS encoding proteasome assembly chaperone family protein — protein sequence MTDSIFSADYAERRARVPRGLPLVVAMQGLTDAGGAISQLEEYLWKHGSPEELVRFNADLLLDYRARRPVITFDEDHFVDYAPEELTLSVLHDELGAPFLLLSGYEPDFRWEQFIDTVLLLVHEFEVSITVWSHAIPMPVPHTRPISTTVSGTRDDLIEARSVWKPTTKLSASASHVLEYRLHSLGEEVAGFALLIPHYLANTEYPDALFAALDGIMAATGLILPTDEVRLQARQFNAQVDSQIAENEESAEMVRTLEQRYDAYMEDQSPRSPLVSEDGSIPTADQLASELERYLAEHRRRGNGDEADRG from the coding sequence GTGACCGATTCGATCTTCTCCGCAGACTACGCCGAGCGCCGCGCACGGGTGCCGCGTGGGCTTCCGCTCGTCGTCGCGATGCAGGGTCTGACCGATGCCGGCGGCGCGATATCTCAGCTGGAGGAGTACCTCTGGAAGCACGGATCGCCCGAGGAGCTCGTGCGGTTCAACGCCGATCTGCTGCTCGACTACCGCGCCCGCCGCCCGGTGATCACGTTCGACGAGGATCACTTCGTCGACTACGCGCCCGAGGAGCTGACGCTCTCCGTGCTCCACGACGAGCTCGGCGCTCCCTTCCTCCTGCTCAGCGGTTACGAGCCCGACTTCCGCTGGGAGCAGTTCATCGACACGGTGCTGCTGCTCGTGCACGAGTTCGAGGTGTCGATCACGGTGTGGTCGCACGCGATCCCGATGCCCGTGCCCCACACCCGACCCATCTCGACGACGGTGAGCGGCACGCGCGACGACCTGATCGAGGCCCGGTCGGTGTGGAAGCCCACGACGAAGCTGTCGGCGTCGGCCTCCCATGTGTTGGAGTACCGGCTGCACAGTCTGGGCGAGGAGGTCGCGGGCTTCGCGCTCCTGATTCCCCACTATCTCGCGAACACCGAGTACCCGGATGCGCTCTTCGCCGCGCTCGACGGCATCATGGCGGCGACCGGGCTCATCCTGCCGACGGACGAGGTGCGGCTGCAGGCTCGCCAGTTCAACGCGCAGGTCGATTCGCAGATCGCGGAGAACGAGGAGTCCGCCGAGATGGTGCGCACGCTCGAGCAGCGGTACGACGCTTACATGGAGGATCAGAGCCCGCGTTCGCCGCTCGTCTCCGAGGACGGCTCCATTCCGACCGCGGATCAGTTGGCGAGCGAACTGGAGCGCTATCTGGCCGAGCACCGGCGACGCGGCAACGGCGACGAGGCCGATCGGGGCTGA
- the lpdA gene encoding dihydrolipoyl dehydrogenase, producing MADQQFDIVVLGGGSAGYAAAIRATQLGYSAAVIEKDKLGGTCLHRGCVPTKALLHSAEIADVAREGEAYGVNSSVAGIDIAGVTRFREKLVASKYKGLQGLLKANKITVIEGEGKLVAADAVQVGSDRIVGKHIVLATGSFSRSLPGLDIEGRVITSEQALELQEIPKRVAILGGGVIGVEFASVWKSFGAEVTIIEGLPHLVPNEEESISKQLERAFRKRGIDFKLGVRFKEVSQTADGVTITLEDGATVEADYLLVAVGRGPATQGLGFEEVGVQMDRGFVLANERLETNVPGVYAIGDIVPGLQLAHRSYQQGIFVAEQIAGLNPVTVQDANIPKITYCDPEVASVGLTEAKAKEQYGEDQVSTYEYNLAGNAKSSILGTAGSVKAVRVNDGPVVGVHMIGARVGELVGEAQLIVNWEAYPEDVAPLVHAHPTQNETIGETMLKLAGKPLHAI from the coding sequence TTGGCCGATCAGCAGTTTGACATCGTAGTACTCGGCGGCGGCAGCGCCGGCTATGCGGCAGCGATCCGCGCGACGCAGTTGGGATACAGCGCCGCCGTCATCGAGAAGGACAAGCTCGGCGGCACCTGCCTGCATCGCGGCTGCGTGCCGACGAAGGCGCTCCTGCACTCCGCGGAGATCGCGGATGTCGCGCGAGAGGGCGAGGCGTACGGCGTGAACTCGAGCGTCGCGGGCATCGACATCGCGGGCGTCACGCGGTTCCGCGAGAAGCTCGTCGCGAGCAAGTACAAGGGTCTGCAGGGCCTGCTCAAGGCGAACAAGATCACCGTCATCGAGGGCGAGGGCAAGCTCGTCGCCGCAGATGCCGTGCAGGTGGGCTCGGACCGCATCGTCGGCAAGCACATCGTGCTCGCGACCGGCTCCTTCTCGCGGTCGCTCCCCGGCCTCGACATCGAGGGGCGCGTCATCACCAGCGAGCAGGCGCTCGAGCTCCAGGAGATCCCGAAGCGCGTCGCCATCCTCGGCGGCGGCGTCATCGGCGTCGAGTTCGCGAGCGTGTGGAAGTCGTTCGGCGCGGAGGTGACCATCATCGAGGGTCTCCCCCACCTGGTGCCCAACGAGGAGGAGTCGATCTCGAAGCAGCTCGAGCGCGCCTTCCGCAAGCGCGGCATCGACTTCAAGCTCGGGGTGCGGTTCAAGGAGGTCTCGCAGACTGCTGACGGCGTCACGATCACGCTCGAGGACGGCGCCACGGTCGAGGCCGACTACCTGCTCGTCGCCGTGGGCCGCGGCCCCGCGACGCAGGGGCTCGGTTTCGAGGAGGTCGGCGTGCAGATGGATCGCGGCTTCGTGCTCGCGAACGAGCGTCTCGAGACGAACGTTCCCGGCGTGTACGCGATCGGCGACATCGTTCCCGGACTGCAGCTCGCGCACCGCAGCTACCAGCAGGGTATCTTCGTCGCCGAGCAGATCGCGGGCCTCAACCCGGTGACGGTGCAGGACGCCAACATCCCGAAGATCACCTACTGCGACCCCGAGGTCGCTTCGGTCGGTCTCACGGAGGCCAAGGCGAAGGAGCAGTACGGCGAGGATCAGGTCTCGACCTACGAGTACAACCTCGCGGGCAACGCGAAGAGCTCCATCCTCGGCACCGCGGGCAGCGTCAAGGCGGTTCGTGTCAACGACGGCCCCGTCGTGGGCGTTCACATGATCGGCGCCCGCGTCGGCGAACTCGTCGGCGAGGCTCAGCTCATCGTCAACTGGGAGGCCTACCCGGAGGATGTGGCGCCGCTCGTGCACGCGCACCCGACCCAGAACGAAACCATCGGCGAGACCATGCTGAAGCTCGCCGGCAAGCCGCTGCACGCCATCTGA
- the sucB gene encoding 2-oxoglutarate dehydrogenase, E2 component, dihydrolipoamide succinyltransferase — translation MSESVVLPALGESVTEGTVTRWLKNVGDSVEVDEPLLEVSTDKVDTEIPSPVAGVVEEILVQEDETAEVGAVLAKVGDGSGSTDSAPADEPATAEAEPAAAQAEPAQQPAPAQQPEAQSAPEPQAQPAAQSGGDDAGSAGGDSQSVKLPSLGESITEGTVTRWLKSVGDSVEVDEPLLEVSTDKVDTEVPSPFAGVLQEILVQEDDTVEVGGELARIGSGAPASSGESAPAEPQQAEPEQEQAESTEAPQQEAAAPSEAPAQQEQQPAAPATSGAAGYEQPAPADEQAGAPAQPAAQAPAAEAPAASTAPSAESNAGYVTPIVRKLAHERGVDLSSLTGSGVGGRIRKEDVLAAAERASSAQPTASVPAAQSAPAPEVSELRGTSQKMSRLRKVIAERAVASLQSTAQLTTVVEVDVTRIAQLRQAKKDEFLEKTGSKLSFLPFFALAAAEALRTYPIINATVDGDSITYPSTENISIAVDTERGLLTPVLRDAGTKNLSEISGEIADLAARTRDNKLTPDELSGGTFTLTNTGSRGALFDTPLVFLPQVAILGTGAVVKKPVVISGPEGDSIAVRSTVYLALSYDHRIVDGADAARFLTQVRERLEGGQFEANLGI, via the coding sequence ATGAGTGAATCGGTGGTCCTCCCCGCACTGGGCGAGAGTGTGACCGAAGGGACGGTGACGCGCTGGCTCAAGAACGTCGGCGACTCCGTCGAGGTCGACGAGCCCCTCCTCGAGGTATCGACCGACAAGGTCGATACCGAGATTCCGTCGCCGGTCGCCGGCGTCGTCGAGGAGATCCTCGTGCAGGAGGACGAGACGGCGGAGGTCGGCGCGGTGCTCGCCAAGGTCGGCGACGGCAGCGGCTCGACCGACTCCGCCCCCGCCGATGAGCCCGCCACGGCGGAGGCCGAGCCCGCTGCTGCGCAGGCCGAGCCGGCTCAGCAGCCCGCACCGGCCCAGCAACCCGAGGCGCAGTCCGCGCCCGAACCGCAGGCGCAGCCCGCCGCGCAGTCCGGTGGAGACGACGCGGGATCAGCCGGCGGCGATTCCCAGAGCGTCAAGCTCCCCTCGCTCGGTGAGAGCATCACCGAGGGCACGGTGACGCGCTGGTTGAAGAGCGTGGGAGATTCGGTCGAGGTCGACGAGCCGCTGCTCGAGGTGTCGACGGATAAGGTCGACACCGAGGTTCCGTCGCCGTTCGCGGGCGTGCTGCAGGAGATTCTCGTGCAGGAGGACGACACCGTCGAGGTCGGCGGCGAACTCGCCCGCATCGGCAGCGGCGCACCCGCTTCCAGCGGCGAGAGCGCTCCCGCCGAGCCTCAGCAGGCGGAGCCCGAGCAGGAGCAGGCCGAGTCGACCGAGGCACCGCAGCAGGAGGCGGCGGCTCCGAGCGAGGCGCCGGCGCAGCAGGAGCAGCAGCCCGCAGCCCCGGCGACGAGTGGGGCAGCGGGCTACGAGCAGCCGGCACCTGCCGACGAGCAGGCCGGTGCGCCGGCTCAGCCCGCCGCGCAGGCACCCGCCGCCGAGGCGCCTGCAGCGTCGACCGCGCCGAGCGCCGAGTCGAACGCCGGGTACGTCACGCCCATCGTCCGCAAGCTCGCCCATGAGCGCGGGGTGGACCTCTCCTCCCTGACCGGTTCGGGGGTCGGCGGGCGCATCCGCAAGGAGGACGTGCTGGCGGCCGCAGAGCGCGCCTCGTCCGCTCAGCCCACCGCGAGCGTGCCCGCCGCGCAGTCCGCTCCGGCGCCGGAGGTCTCGGAGCTCCGCGGCACCTCGCAGAAGATGAGCCGCCTGCGCAAGGTCATCGCCGAGCGCGCGGTCGCGTCGCTGCAGAGCACGGCTCAGCTGACCACCGTCGTCGAGGTCGATGTCACGCGCATCGCGCAGCTGCGTCAGGCGAAGAAGGACGAGTTCCTGGAGAAGACGGGTTCGAAGCTCTCGTTCCTGCCCTTCTTCGCGCTCGCCGCCGCGGAGGCGCTCCGCACGTACCCGATCATCAACGCGACGGTCGACGGGGATTCCATCACCTACCCCTCGACCGAGAACATCAGCATCGCCGTCGATACGGAGCGCGGTCTGCTCACTCCCGTGCTGCGCGATGCGGGTACGAAGAACCTCAGCGAGATCTCGGGCGAGATTGCGGACCTCGCCGCTCGCACGCGCGACAACAAATTGACCCCCGACGAGCTCAGCGGAGGCACGTTCACGCTCACGAACACCGGTTCGCGCGGCGCGCTCTTCGATACGCCGCTCGTCTTCCTGCCGCAGGTCGCGATCCTGGGGACCGGCGCGGTCGTGAAGAAGCCGGTCGTCATCTCGGGACCGGAGGGCGACTCCATCGCCGTCCGCTCGACGGTGTACCTGGCGCTCTCGTACGATCACCGGATCGTCGACGGCGCGGATGCGGCCCGGTTCCTGACCCAGGTGCGCGAGCGCCTGGAGGGCGGCCAGTTCGAGGCGAACCTCGGCATCTAG
- a CDS encoding DUF4191 domain-containing protein yields MAAEKAKRNGRIRQMFEIYRTTKVHDTNLPWILLLCFIAPVVVAVLLAWLLPGSWLSWVLWPITGVLVGILLVMIVLGRRAERTAYEQIEGRPGAVGAVVQSALRRSWRGSETPIAINRNQDAVYRVVGRGGVVLISEGSRQRTQRMAADEERKVKRALRNVEVVHLYVGPDGDGIPLAKLSRTLIKLKPVMSRAEVGAVYTRLSSLQSSPVGIPKGMDPNRVRSQRPR; encoded by the coding sequence ATGGCAGCAGAGAAGGCGAAGCGCAACGGACGTATTCGGCAGATGTTCGAGATCTATCGCACCACCAAGGTGCACGATACGAATCTGCCGTGGATCCTGCTCCTCTGCTTCATCGCGCCCGTCGTCGTCGCCGTGCTCCTCGCCTGGCTGCTCCCGGGGAGCTGGCTGTCATGGGTGCTCTGGCCCATCACCGGCGTGCTCGTCGGCATCCTGCTCGTCATGATCGTGCTCGGCCGCCGCGCCGAACGCACCGCGTACGAGCAGATCGAAGGCCGTCCCGGGGCGGTCGGAGCCGTCGTGCAGAGCGCGCTGCGCCGCTCCTGGCGCGGGTCGGAGACGCCGATCGCCATCAACCGCAACCAGGACGCGGTGTACCGCGTCGTGGGGCGGGGCGGGGTCGTGCTCATCTCCGAGGGGTCGCGTCAGCGCACACAGCGCATGGCGGCCGACGAGGAGCGCAAGGTGAAGCGCGCGCTGCGCAACGTCGAGGTCGTGCACCTCTACGTCGGCCCGGACGGCGACGGCATTCCGCTCGCCAAGCTGTCGCGCACCCTCATCAAGCTGAAGCCCGTCATGAGTCGCGCCGAGGTCGGTGCGGTCTACACGCGGCTGTCGTCGCTGCAGAGCTCGCCCGTGGGCATCCCCAAGGGCATGGACCCGAACCGCGTTCGCTCGCAGCGCCCGCGCTGA
- a CDS encoding RDD family protein translates to MPAPAPQRFGELEPSQWPGERLGLPDEGPRSVARVGRRVVAILIDWGLAALPAYLLIGGLHPELWNVLIFALLQIVFIPTIGGSLGHRIMGLRVVPISGGWVGPWRPIVRTVLLCLVIPVLVWDSDQRAFHDKIAGTVLIRG, encoded by the coding sequence ATGCCCGCCCCAGCTCCGCAGCGCTTCGGCGAGCTCGAACCGAGTCAGTGGCCCGGCGAGCGACTCGGCCTCCCCGACGAGGGTCCGCGCTCGGTGGCGCGCGTCGGGCGCCGCGTCGTCGCGATCCTCATCGACTGGGGGCTCGCCGCCCTCCCCGCGTACCTGCTCATCGGGGGGCTCCACCCGGAGCTCTGGAACGTCCTGATCTTCGCTCTGCTGCAGATCGTCTTCATCCCGACCATCGGCGGCTCGCTCGGCCACCGCATCATGGGGCTCAGGGTCGTGCCGATCTCCGGAGGGTGGGTCGGTCCGTGGCGGCCGATCGTGCGCACGGTGCTGCTCTGCCTCGTCATTCCGGTGCTCGTGTGGGATTCGGATCAGCGGGCCTTCCACGACAAGATCGCCGGCACCGTGCTCATCCGGGGCTGA
- the glnA gene encoding type I glutamate--ammonia ligase — MFTTPQEVMDFIKETDVKFVDIRFTDLPGVQQHFNIPAATVDEDFFEIGQMFDGSSIRGFAGIAESDMQLIPDVTTAYLDQFRAERTLIVICDIFNPRTGEIYSKDPRQVAKKAEQYLASTGVADTAFFAPEAEFYILDSVRYETTPRRTMFEIDSEEASWNSAREIEGGNLGNTTREKGGYFPVSPVDKQADLRDDISLRLIEAGLQLERSHHEVGAPGQAEINYRFDTLVKAADDVLKFKYVVKNTAELWGKTATFMPKPVFGDNGSGMHTHMSLWKGGEPLFYDENGYAQLSDIARWYIGGILHHAPALLAFTNPTINSYRRLVKGYEAPVNLAYSAGNRSAAVRIPLTGSNPKAKRIEFRAPDASGNPYLAFAAQMMAGLDGIRNRIEPMDPIDKDLYELPPEEAKNIPQVPGSLEEALDALEADHQFLLEGDVFTEELVETWIAFKREAEIAPMALRPHPFEFELYYGV, encoded by the coding sequence ATGTTCACCACCCCGCAGGAAGTCATGGACTTCATCAAGGAAACCGATGTGAAGTTCGTCGACATCCGCTTCACCGATCTCCCCGGGGTGCAGCAGCACTTCAACATCCCCGCGGCGACGGTGGACGAGGACTTCTTCGAGATCGGGCAGATGTTCGACGGTTCGTCGATCCGCGGGTTCGCTGGCATCGCGGAGTCCGACATGCAGCTCATCCCCGACGTGACGACGGCGTATCTCGATCAGTTCCGCGCCGAGCGCACGCTGATCGTCATCTGCGACATCTTCAACCCGCGCACGGGCGAGATCTACTCGAAGGATCCGCGTCAGGTGGCGAAGAAGGCCGAGCAGTACCTCGCGTCGACGGGCGTCGCCGACACCGCGTTCTTCGCCCCCGAGGCGGAGTTCTACATCCTCGACTCCGTCCGCTACGAGACGACACCCCGCCGCACGATGTTCGAGATCGACTCGGAAGAGGCGAGCTGGAACTCCGCTCGTGAGATCGAGGGCGGCAACCTCGGCAACACCACCCGCGAGAAGGGCGGCTACTTCCCCGTCTCCCCCGTCGACAAGCAGGCGGATCTGCGCGACGACATCTCGCTGCGACTCATCGAGGCCGGGCTGCAGCTCGAGCGCTCGCACCACGAGGTCGGCGCACCCGGCCAGGCGGAGATCAACTACCGCTTCGACACGCTGGTAAAGGCCGCCGACGACGTGCTGAAGTTCAAGTACGTGGTGAAGAACACCGCTGAGCTGTGGGGCAAGACGGCGACCTTCATGCCGAAGCCCGTCTTCGGCGACAACGGGTCGGGCATGCACACGCACATGTCGCTCTGGAAGGGCGGCGAGCCGCTGTTCTACGACGAGAACGGCTACGCGCAGCTCTCCGACATCGCCCGCTGGTACATCGGCGGCATCCTGCACCACGCCCCCGCACTGCTGGCGTTCACGAACCCCACGATCAACAGCTACCGCCGCCTCGTGAAGGGCTACGAAGCGCCGGTGAACCTCGCCTACTCGGCGGGCAACCGCTCGGCGGCCGTGCGCATTCCGCTCACCGGTTCGAATCCGAAGGCGAAGCGCATCGAGTTCCGCGCACCCGACGCCTCGGGCAACCCCTACCTCGCATTCGCGGCTCAGATGATGGCGGGGCTGGACGGCATCCGCAACCGCATCGAGCCGATGGACCCCATCGACAAGGACCTGTACGAGCTGCCCCCGGAGGAGGCGAAGAACATCCCTCAGGTGCCCGGCTCGCTCGAGGAGGCGCTCGACGCTCTCGAAGCCGATCACCAGTTCCTCCTCGAGGGCGATGTGTTCACGGAGGAGCTCGTCGAGACCTGGATCGCGTTCAAGCGCGAGGCCGAGATCGCGCCGATGGCCCTGCGCCCGCACCCCTTCGAGTTCGAGCTGTACTACGGCGTATGA
- a CDS encoding InlB B-repeat-containing protein, producing MQWRTLVTGVAAAIVAATGIAFTGSAAQAAPDPELFPTVIEVPSVPATWTAPGTASSAGSSNITLPVGALPEGTAKVLNGEVVNGSGTDLCVFASSRSPLLTSSPTTIGANATILESAGLPEVVDTLLPAPAYPSIRRVDQVVTTSTTTADGWVCDFGTLVAPGESFDYSVTIGVPLGGTPITNENYLIRLVLEAAAPVEGEWDDSRFYTGALLNTPEEPLVINASSPTTDWGFTEGLGAGIAYPGRALGAYGQIVNDTDQPVTLTYAGFASEGSLTRFLLSDVDDWAEPVTLQPGASTDTFFMKLGSPDSVGNESQQTTASIRFGWNAAAVAVEHTVTFDPNAGEGTMDPQTAAEPTGLTPNAFTREGYEFVGWNTEADGTGTAFADGATFAFDRSLTLYAQWEAVAEPGPGPTPDPTPDPTPSPTPPPSAGPTQPPAAGQTQHPGLASTGSGAPFGFAGAASLALLLAGGALLALRRRRGTA from the coding sequence ATGCAGTGGAGAACTCTCGTGACAGGAGTCGCGGCGGCGATCGTCGCCGCGACCGGGATCGCTTTCACCGGTTCCGCGGCGCAGGCGGCGCCCGACCCGGAGCTCTTTCCGACCGTCATCGAAGTGCCTTCGGTGCCGGCGACCTGGACCGCGCCCGGAACTGCGAGCAGCGCCGGGAGCAGCAACATCACCCTCCCGGTCGGAGCGCTCCCCGAAGGCACCGCGAAGGTGCTGAACGGCGAGGTGGTCAACGGCTCGGGCACCGATCTCTGCGTCTTCGCCTCGTCCCGCTCACCGCTGTTGACCTCGTCGCCCACGACGATCGGCGCGAACGCCACGATCCTCGAGTCGGCGGGCCTGCCCGAAGTCGTCGACACGCTCCTGCCAGCGCCCGCGTACCCGTCGATTCGGCGCGTCGATCAGGTGGTGACGACCTCCACGACGACCGCAGACGGGTGGGTCTGCGACTTCGGCACGCTCGTGGCACCGGGCGAGAGCTTCGACTACAGCGTCACCATCGGCGTTCCCCTCGGTGGAACGCCGATCACGAACGAGAACTATCTCATTCGGCTGGTGCTCGAGGCGGCAGCTCCGGTGGAGGGGGAGTGGGATGACTCCCGGTTCTACACGGGCGCGCTCCTCAACACCCCGGAGGAGCCGCTGGTCATCAACGCCTCGTCGCCGACGACCGACTGGGGCTTCACGGAGGGCCTCGGCGCAGGCATCGCGTACCCCGGTCGGGCGCTCGGCGCCTACGGGCAGATCGTGAACGACACCGACCAGCCCGTGACACTGACCTATGCCGGCTTCGCATCCGAGGGGTCGCTCACGAGATTCCTCCTCTCCGATGTCGACGACTGGGCAGAGCCCGTCACGCTGCAGCCGGGTGCATCGACCGACACGTTCTTCATGAAGCTCGGCTCTCCCGACAGCGTCGGCAACGAATCGCAGCAGACGACCGCCTCGATCCGGTTCGGCTGGAACGCGGCAGCGGTCGCCGTCGAGCACACCGTCACGTTCGACCCCAATGCGGGCGAAGGGACGATGGACCCCCAGACGGCTGCAGAACCGACGGGCCTCACCCCGAACGCGTTCACCCGGGAGGGGTACGAGTTCGTCGGGTGGAACACCGAGGCCGACGGAACCGGCACGGCCTTCGCCGACGGAGCGACCTTCGCCTTCGATCGTTCGCTCACCCTGTATGCGCAGTGGGAGGCCGTCGCGGAGCCCGGTCCGGGGCCGACGCCTGATCCGACCCCGGATCCCACTCCGAGCCCGACCCCGCCGCCGAGCGCCGGGCCGACGCAGCCCCCCGCCGCCGGGCAGACGCAGCACCCAGGGCTCGCCTCGACGGGCAGCGGCGCACCCTTCGGCTTCGCCGGGGCTGCCTCTCTCGCACTGCTGCTCGCCGGAGGCGCACTGCTCGCACTGCGCAGGCGCCGGGGCACGGCCTAG